The Bacteroidetes bacterium SB0662_bin_6 genome includes a region encoding these proteins:
- a CDS encoding ThuA domain-containing protein produces MLRLDRSGDASAWAMESPGVNPAKVRETAKMTQASGKRMAVIIYLRVLNVDFMIRMHRIMHLLPQKQKLLLLLAALTVSACVQAQTPSSEAPDPITVLTAGGGSSHDFDRWFHEEDADILEEAGIHAAYTDVPAHILPALDTLDVLRIVTNQPMTDPELHEGVFYFVGAGKGLVIGHPGAWYNWLNWPEYNQELVGGGARSHRQYGTFTVQVIEPDHPVMADVPAEFTIEDELYRSERDPEGSSIHVLAEAEEVETGETYPIVWTVHHTNGRIVVNTLGHDGAAHQHPAYARILRNSVEWAARRTP; encoded by the coding sequence ATGTTGCGGTTGGACCGATCGGGGGATGCATCTGCCTGGGCAATGGAATCTCCGGGGGTAAATCCGGCCAAAGTCAGGGAAACGGCGAAAATGACGCAGGCGTCCGGCAAACGCATGGCAGTAATTATCTATCTTAGGGTTCTGAACGTGGATTTTATGATACGAATGCACAGGATAATGCACCTGCTTCCGCAAAAACAGAAGCTCCTGTTGCTGCTTGCGGCCCTGACCGTGTCCGCCTGCGTGCAGGCGCAGACCCCTTCGTCCGAGGCGCCCGACCCCATCACTGTCCTCACGGCTGGAGGGGGCTCTTCCCACGACTTCGACCGGTGGTTCCATGAAGAAGATGCGGATATCCTTGAAGAAGCCGGTATCCATGCGGCCTATACCGACGTACCCGCCCACATACTTCCCGCCCTCGACACGCTCGACGTACTCCGCATCGTGACGAACCAGCCGATGACCGACCCGGAATTGCACGAGGGCGTGTTTTATTTCGTCGGGGCGGGCAAAGGGCTTGTGATCGGCCATCCGGGAGCATGGTACAACTGGTTGAACTGGCCGGAATACAACCAGGAACTCGTGGGCGGAGGGGCCCGGAGCCACCGGCAATACGGCACCTTCACGGTGCAGGTGATCGAACCCGACCATCCGGTGATGGCGGACGTGCCGGCCGAATTCACTATCGAAGATGAATTGTACCGCTCCGAACGGGACCCCGAAGGCTCGTCCATTCATGTGCTCGCCGAAGCGGAAGAAGTCGAAACCGGCGAAACATACCCCATCGTGTGGACCGTCCACCATACGAACGGGCGGATCGTCGTCAACACGCTGGGCCACGACGGCGCAGCGCACCAGCACCCTGCGTACGCCCGTATCCTTCGCAACAGCGTGGAATGGGCCGCCCGCCGCACCCCATAG
- a CDS encoding dehydrogenase produces the protein MRRFASLAGVLLLAAVFCSAATASPAPRPDDKSTVSALFLGDHGHHQPAARAQQIISALYTMGVDIFYTDEVEAVNLENLRQFDAVVFYANYMEMTDAQEQALLDYVAEGGGFVPLHSASGMFRNSEAYIALVGAAFDSHGIGVVRTERTDATHPAILGVPEFESWDETYIHKHHNPDRTVLEVRHEGDHTEPWTWVRTHGEGRVFYTAWGHDERTWSQPGFQQLVARGIKWAAGDWALDVVPRSMLYEYVDAVLPSLEYNSNPENERKLRPMQLPLDIETSMSRMVVPPGFEIELFAAEPDIVKPIYMAWDERGRLWIAETIDYPNQLHEEVGQGNDRITILEDTDGDGRADSFNVFAENLSIPTGFAFANGGVVVVQAPYTFFLKDTDGDDKADVQEVLFEGWGTFDTHAGPNNIRMGFDNWIWGVLGYSGFDGTVGGEAHRFPMGFFRFKPDGSKLEFVRMTNNNTWGFGFSEEGIPFASTANNNPSVYMPVPNRYYEAVRGWTPVRLGTIAEDRRVHPVTTRTRQGDFKGNYTAASGHALYTARDFPEEYWNRIAFVAGPTVRTLGRFAMESDGSDYKALNKWNMLASDDEWTIPILAEVGPDGALWMVDWYNYIPQHNLGPFREGWEHGQNNAYVTDLRDREHGRIYRIVHKDADPGESMDLSGASPQELVAALRHDNMFWRQTAQRLLVERGEQDVATDLYGLVRDTSMDGLGLNPGALHALWTLHGLGMLDGSHDEAFGVAAEALNHPSAAVRRAAAKVLPPTDASRNALMANNVLEDEDARVRLAALLALADAPPSDETGAAVFAMLTAPENAQDAWIPHAATAAGAKHARGFLRAANNADVLTGAVKEAVGHASFHRMSGILAGEITAMDMTGSTEEEAGVSRGGTRPDRDGVIMIASVGDEMAFDTRLIEATAGELVTIRFVNNATSPAMTHNVVILEHWEYINPVGLTALAAAEHDYIPPEHEEKILAFTPTAGPGEKVQVTFTMPPPGDYPFICTYGGHYVAMQGVLVSLDPEEEPEGDN, from the coding sequence ATGCGTCGTTTTGCTTCCCTTGCAGGCGTTCTTCTTCTCGCCGCCGTTTTCTGCTCCGCCGCCACCGCCTCGCCAGCGCCCCGGCCGGACGACAAATCTACCGTGTCCGCCCTGTTCCTCGGTGACCACGGGCACCACCAACCCGCAGCCCGTGCCCAGCAAATCATCTCGGCACTGTACACAATGGGCGTGGACATCTTCTACACGGACGAAGTCGAGGCCGTAAATCTCGAAAACCTGCGTCAATTCGACGCGGTGGTGTTCTACGCCAATTATATGGAGATGACGGACGCACAGGAACAGGCCCTCCTCGATTACGTCGCGGAGGGCGGCGGATTCGTTCCCCTGCATAGCGCCTCGGGCATGTTCCGCAACTCGGAGGCCTACATCGCGCTCGTCGGCGCGGCCTTCGACAGCCACGGCATCGGCGTCGTGCGTACGGAACGCACGGATGCAACCCATCCCGCCATCCTCGGCGTCCCGGAATTCGAAAGCTGGGACGAAACGTACATCCACAAGCACCACAACCCCGACCGCACCGTGCTCGAAGTACGCCACGAGGGGGATCATACCGAACCCTGGACATGGGTGCGGACGCACGGCGAGGGAAGAGTTTTCTACACGGCCTGGGGGCACGACGAGCGGACCTGGTCGCAACCGGGATTCCAGCAACTGGTTGCGCGGGGCATAAAATGGGCCGCTGGAGACTGGGCGCTCGATGTCGTACCCAGATCGATGCTGTACGAATACGTCGACGCCGTACTGCCTTCCCTCGAATACAACTCGAACCCGGAAAACGAGCGCAAACTACGCCCCATGCAGTTGCCCCTGGACATCGAAACATCCATGTCCCGCATGGTCGTGCCGCCGGGCTTCGAAATCGAGCTCTTTGCGGCGGAGCCCGACATCGTCAAGCCTATCTACATGGCATGGGACGAACGCGGAAGACTGTGGATTGCAGAAACCATCGATTATCCGAACCAGCTCCATGAAGAAGTCGGGCAGGGCAACGACCGCATCACGATTCTGGAAGACACCGACGGAGACGGCCGGGCCGACTCGTTCAACGTGTTCGCCGAGAACCTGAGCATCCCGACCGGATTCGCCTTTGCGAACGGTGGTGTGGTGGTGGTGCAGGCCCCGTACACCTTCTTCCTGAAAGACACCGACGGAGACGACAAAGCCGATGTGCAGGAGGTCCTCTTCGAAGGCTGGGGAACGTTCGACACCCACGCGGGGCCCAACAACATCCGGATGGGCTTCGACAACTGGATATGGGGCGTCCTGGGCTATTCGGGCTTCGACGGAACGGTCGGCGGCGAAGCCCATCGATTCCCGATGGGCTTCTTCCGCTTCAAGCCGGACGGGTCCAAACTTGAATTCGTGCGGATGACGAACAACAACACCTGGGGATTCGGCTTCAGCGAGGAAGGCATCCCCTTCGCCTCGACGGCCAACAACAATCCCAGCGTGTACATGCCCGTCCCGAACCGGTATTACGAGGCGGTGCGCGGCTGGACCCCCGTCCGGCTCGGCACGATTGCCGAAGACCGGCGCGTACACCCCGTGACGACCCGCACCCGCCAGGGAGACTTTAAAGGAAATTACACGGCCGCGTCCGGACACGCCTTGTACACGGCGCGCGATTTCCCCGAGGAATACTGGAACCGCATCGCATTCGTCGCCGGGCCGACCGTCCGCACGCTGGGACGATTCGCTATGGAATCCGACGGCAGCGACTACAAGGCGCTCAACAAGTGGAACATGCTTGCCAGCGACGACGAGTGGACCATTCCCATCCTTGCCGAGGTGGGCCCCGACGGCGCTTTGTGGATGGTCGACTGGTACAACTACATCCCGCAGCATAACCTCGGCCCGTTCCGGGAAGGCTGGGAACACGGACAAAACAATGCGTACGTGACCGATCTGCGGGACCGCGAGCACGGCCGCATCTACCGCATCGTGCACAAGGATGCGGATCCGGGCGAGTCCATGGACCTCTCCGGCGCTTCGCCGCAGGAACTCGTCGCCGCGCTCCGGCACGACAACATGTTCTGGCGACAAACGGCCCAGCGGCTCCTTGTGGAACGGGGCGAACAGGATGTGGCAACGGACCTGTACGGCCTCGTGCGCGATACGTCCATGGATGGCCTTGGCCTCAATCCGGGCGCATTGCATGCCTTGTGGACGCTGCACGGCCTGGGCATGCTGGACGGCTCCCATGACGAAGCCTTCGGAGTGGCTGCAGAAGCACTGAACCATCCCTCCGCAGCCGTGCGCCGAGCCGCCGCCAAGGTTCTGCCGCCGACCGACGCCTCGCGCAACGCGCTGATGGCGAACAACGTGCTGGAAGATGAGGACGCGCGCGTGCGGCTTGCCGCATTGCTCGCCCTCGCGGATGCTCCTCCCTCCGACGAGACAGGTGCGGCCGTGTTCGCCATGCTCACCGCGCCCGAAAACGCTCAGGATGCGTGGATTCCGCACGCCGCCACGGCGGCGGGAGCGAAACACGCGCGAGGATTCCTGCGGGCCGCAAACAACGCGGACGTCTTGACGGGCGCCGTCAAGGAGGCCGTCGGTCATGCCTCGTTCCACCGCATGAGCGGCATCCTGGCCGGGGAAATCACGGCGATGGACATGACCGGGAGTACAGAGGAAGAAGCAGGTGTTTCGCGGGGAGGTACGCGCCCGGACCGGGACGGGGTGATTATGATCGCTTCCGTAGGGGATGAGATGGCCTTCGACACCCGGCTCATCGAGGCCACAGCCGGCGAACTCGTCACCATCCGGTTCGTGAATAACGCCACCTCGCCGGCCATGACGCATAACGTGGTCATCCTGGAGCACTGGGAATACATCAACCCGGTGGGCCTGACGGCGCTCGCCGCAGCGGAGCACGACTACATCCCGCCGGAACACGAGGAAAAAATACTCGCCTTCACCCCCACGGCGGGGCCCGGAGAAAAGGTGCAGGTGACATTCACCATGCCGCCCCCCGGCGACTACCCGTTCATCTGCACCTACGGGGGCCACTATGTGGCGATGCAGGGCGTGCTGGTTTCGCTGGATCCGGAAGAGGAGCCAGAAGGAGATAACTGA